From Flavobacterium arcticum, the proteins below share one genomic window:
- a CDS encoding NAD kinase: MKIAVYGQYYKDNTEDIIIKVLEVLNNHNAEIAFETNFYNVLIENNFLNITYPTFASHKELESGFDMFISIGGDGTMLRAATFVRDKNIPILGINAGRLGFLATVQQEDIEKLLPLIFTKEYKISSRTLLSLNYEGKDKELEDLDYALNEVTVSRKDTTSMITIETRLNGDYLNSYWADGLIISTPTGSTGYSLSCGGPILTPDVNSLVVTPIAPHNLNARPLVIPDDTDIELIVSSREEQHLVSLDSRIIAIDVETKLCIKKTDFKIHLVEFPQEKFLDTLRKKLLWGEDKRN; this comes from the coding sequence ATGAAAATTGCTGTTTACGGACAATATTATAAAGATAATACCGAAGATATTATAATAAAGGTGCTAGAGGTTTTAAATAACCACAATGCAGAAATTGCCTTTGAAACTAATTTCTACAATGTACTTATAGAAAACAACTTTCTAAACATTACCTATCCTACTTTTGCATCTCATAAAGAACTAGAATCTGGTTTTGATATGTTTATAAGTATTGGTGGCGATGGCACTATGCTAAGAGCAGCTACCTTTGTGAGAGACAAAAACATACCTATACTGGGTATTAATGCAGGGAGACTCGGTTTTCTTGCCACCGTACAACAAGAAGATATAGAAAAACTACTACCGCTTATTTTTACAAAAGAGTATAAAATATCGTCAAGAACATTACTCTCACTAAATTATGAAGGGAAAGATAAAGAATTAGAAGATCTTGATTATGCCCTTAATGAAGTTACCGTTAGCCGTAAAGATACTACCTCTATGATAACCATAGAAACCCGACTTAATGGTGACTACTTAAACTCCTATTGGGCAGACGGACTTATAATATCTACCCCCACAGGCTCTACAGGCTACTCACTTAGTTGTGGCGGACCAATACTTACACCAGATGTAAATAGCTTAGTAGTTACCCCTATTGCACCCCACAACCTTAATGCGCGTCCGCTTGTAATACCCGACGACACCGATATAGAATTAATAGTCTCTAGCCGAGAAGAACAACATTTAGTATCGCTCGATTCTAGAATAATAGCTATAGATGTAGAAACCAAACTTTGCATCAAAAAAACAGATTTTAAAATTCATTTGGTAGAATTTCCGCAAGAAAAATTCCTCGATACGCTTCGCAAAAAACTTTTATGGGGCGAAGACAAAAGAAATTAA
- a CDS encoding CBS domain-containing protein yields the protein MIDITDFINNDIKPLRTNDTIATAQDLFAEYPFSHFPVIENNVYIGAANAEDTELMDIEKKIDENRFSFGRFFVRDTTIWLDVLEAFAKNETNIMPILDNNNTYLGYYEIGDIIRFFHETPFLKENGGILVVEKNMLEYSMSEAAQIVESNNGKLLGLFISEANLEKVQITLKINMGGLSEIIQTFRRYNYEIISEHQEDTYLNTLKDRSDYLDKYLNI from the coding sequence ATGATTGATATTACAGATTTTATCAATAACGACATAAAACCTTTGCGCACAAACGATACTATCGCTACTGCGCAAGATTTATTTGCCGAGTATCCATTTTCGCATTTTCCTGTCATAGAGAATAATGTATACATAGGCGCTGCTAATGCAGAGGATACCGAGCTAATGGATATTGAGAAAAAAATAGATGAAAATCGTTTTTCTTTCGGTCGCTTTTTTGTTAGAGACACCACCATTTGGCTCGATGTGCTAGAGGCTTTCGCTAAAAACGAAACCAACATTATGCCTATACTAGATAACAACAATACTTATTTAGGCTATTATGAAATAGGCGACATAATACGTTTCTTTCACGAAACGCCTTTTCTAAAAGAAAATGGTGGCATATTGGTAGTAGAAAAAAACATGCTAGAATATAGCATGAGCGAAGCTGCACAAATTGTAGAAAGCAACAATGGCAAATTACTAGGACTTTTTATCTCTGAAGCTAATCTTGAAAAAGTACAAATAACGCTAAAAATAAACATGGGAGGTCTTAGCGAAATTATACAAACCTTCAGGAGGTATAATTATGAAATTATATCTGAACATCAGGAAGACACCTACCTGAACACATTAAAAGATCGAAGCGACTATTTGGACAAATACCTGAATATTTAA
- a CDS encoding pyridoxine 5'-phosphate synthase, translating to MAKLSVNINKIATLRNSRGGNVPDLLKVAADVQQFGAQGITIHPRPDERHIRYQDARDLVPVVYTEYNIEGNPVKKFIDLVLETKPTQVTLVPDADDAITSNAGWDTIKNKVFLQEVIQEFKQNGIRTSIFVDPVPEMVEGAKVTGADRIELYTEAFAHQYGLGNKDGIKPYVEASKIANQLELGINAGHDLSLDNIKYFAANIPGLLEVSIGHALIAESLYLGLENVVNMYLQKMK from the coding sequence ATGGCAAAACTTAGTGTAAACATAAATAAAATAGCCACGTTACGTAACTCTAGAGGTGGTAATGTACCCGATTTATTAAAAGTAGCTGCCGATGTACAGCAGTTTGGTGCACAGGGGATAACGATTCACCCAAGACCAGACGAAAGACATATTCGTTATCAAGATGCGCGCGATCTTGTACCAGTAGTATATACTGAATATAATATTGAAGGAAACCCTGTAAAGAAGTTTATCGATTTAGTGCTTGAAACTAAGCCAACACAAGTAACACTTGTACCTGATGCAGATGATGCTATAACAAGTAATGCAGGGTGGGATACCATTAAAAATAAAGTTTTTTTACAAGAGGTTATACAGGAGTTTAAACAAAACGGTATACGTACTTCTATATTTGTAGATCCTGTGCCAGAAATGGTAGAAGGAGCAAAGGTTACAGGTGCCGATAGGATAGAGCTTTATACCGAAGCATTTGCACACCAATATGGTTTAGGTAATAAAGACGGTATTAAGCCGTATGTTGAAGCATCTAAAATAGCGAATCAGCTTGAGTTAGGGATAAATGCAGGGCATGATTTAAGTCTTGATAATATAAAATATTTTGCAGCAAATATTCCAGGATTATTAGAGGTTTCTATAGGACACGCTTTGATAGCCGAATCGTTATATTTAGGTTTAGAGAATGTAGTGAATATGTATTTGCAAAAAATGAAATAG
- a CDS encoding alpha/beta fold hydrolase: protein MLESRIEGTGKPFVIMHGFLGMSDNWKTLSGDYAEKGYEVHALDMRNHGKSFHSEEFNYDAMKQDVYEYCEGHNLDKIDLMGHSMGGKVAMFFAMAYPEKLNKLIIADIGTKYYRPHHQEILAGLAAVDFSQKPSRSDVEEVLKGYVPDFGTRQFLMKSLYWKTKGQLAFRFNLDVFTKNPDTIGEAVPESAVYNGDTLFLRGENSSYIRDKDIDGIKKHFPNAEIVTIKNASHWLHAENPKDFLAATLAFLA from the coding sequence ATGCTTGAATCAAGAATAGAAGGAACAGGAAAACCATTTGTGATAATGCATGGTTTTTTAGGAATGTCAGACAATTGGAAAACTCTTTCAGGCGATTATGCTGAGAAAGGTTATGAGGTGCATGCTTTAGATATGCGAAATCATGGTAAAAGCTTCCACTCGGAAGAGTTTAATTATGATGCTATGAAGCAGGATGTGTACGAGTACTGCGAAGGGCATAATTTAGACAAGATAGACTTGATGGGGCACTCTATGGGTGGTAAGGTGGCTATGTTTTTTGCCATGGCATACCCTGAAAAGCTCAACAAGCTTATAATAGCCGATATTGGTACTAAATATTACAGACCACATCATCAAGAGATATTAGCAGGACTTGCAGCTGTCGATTTTTCTCAAAAACCTTCGCGTAGCGATGTAGAGGAGGTGCTTAAAGGGTATGTGCCCGATTTTGGTACACGTCAGTTTTTAATGAAAAGCCTGTATTGGAAAACCAAAGGGCAGCTTGCCTTTAGGTTTAACCTTGATGTATTTACCAAAAACCCTGACACTATAGGTGAGGCAGTACCCGAGAGTGCTGTTTATAATGGTGATACACTTTTCCTGAGAGGGGAAAACTCAAGTTACATACGCGATAAAGATATTGATGGTATTAAAAAGCACTTTCCGAATGCCGAGATAGTGACTATAAAAAATGCAAGCCACTGGTTACATGCCGAAAATCCGAAAGATTTTCTTGCAGCAACATTGGCGTTTCTTGCTTAA
- a CDS encoding AsmA family protein, which produces MHFLKKTAIIVASITVLLLLINFGISYWVTQKLPKILQSEKDFPYNINYDDIDVRLISGSFTIHNAYLAPKDSLSTKNKGTFGKIKQIEVEQFNLWALLWQNHIKVKSITIDSPEVILYHKQKKHATQDSFIKPLKNTITTQRITIKKGKLRILDSLQNVTVTASNINFKITNTTIDSASVTKEIPVRYKNYSFSCDSLLYKVNKFYTITLAHIENNEGVFSASDFKLIPQQNRTQFNNSIPVERDQFTITAAKIDIPENDWGYNSDTLFVHIPRLNIEEVDANIYRGKMVKDDLKTKKLYSQMLRELDFDLKVDTLTLKKSTIVYEEQLSYDKPSGKVSFSNFDASIYNLYSPVGKKEIPDTTIDVQALFMKQAPLQVHWFFNITDASDAFTIQGKLQKLDATKLNAVTKGLMNAKTSGNINKVDFTFNGNREKSTGTFAIHYDNLKVEILKKDSNDKNELLSIFGNLIIKNNSNNTMKNTDVAVERVKNKSVFNFLWLFIQQGLKNTALPSLFTTNND; this is translated from the coding sequence ATGCATTTTTTAAAGAAAACCGCTATTATAGTAGCCTCTATTACTGTACTATTATTACTTATAAACTTTGGTATAAGTTATTGGGTGACACAAAAATTACCCAAAATTCTACAATCTGAAAAAGATTTCCCATACAACATAAACTATGATGACATCGATGTACGCCTCATTTCAGGAAGTTTCACGATACACAACGCTTACCTTGCACCTAAGGACAGTTTGAGCACAAAGAACAAAGGCACTTTTGGGAAAATAAAACAGATAGAGGTCGAACAATTTAACCTATGGGCACTATTATGGCAAAACCACATTAAAGTTAAAAGCATAACTATAGACAGTCCTGAAGTAATATTATATCATAAACAAAAAAAACACGCTACTCAAGATAGCTTTATAAAACCTTTAAAAAACACCATTACTACTCAAAGAATAACGATAAAAAAAGGAAAACTACGCATACTAGACTCTTTGCAAAATGTTACTGTAACAGCAAGCAATATAAATTTTAAAATAACTAACACTACAATAGACAGCGCCTCTGTTACTAAAGAGATACCCGTAAGGTACAAGAATTACAGCTTTAGCTGCGATAGCCTACTATACAAAGTAAATAAGTTCTACACTATAACCCTTGCGCATATAGAGAATAATGAAGGTGTTTTTTCTGCATCCGATTTTAAACTTATTCCGCAACAAAACAGAACTCAGTTTAACAACAGTATACCTGTAGAGCGTGATCAGTTTACCATAACAGCTGCTAAAATTGATATCCCTGAAAATGACTGGGGTTACAACAGCGACACACTATTTGTACACATCCCTAGACTAAACATTGAAGAGGTAGACGCAAATATATACCGTGGTAAAATGGTAAAAGATGACTTAAAAACAAAAAAACTGTATAGCCAAATGCTTCGTGAGCTTGATTTTGACTTAAAAGTAGATACTCTAACTCTAAAAAAATCAACGATAGTTTATGAAGAGCAACTAAGCTATGACAAACCATCTGGAAAAGTTTCTTTTTCTAATTTTGATGCAAGCATATACAACCTTTATAGCCCTGTGGGTAAAAAAGAAATACCCGATACCACAATAGATGTACAAGCTCTGTTTATGAAACAAGCCCCTTTACAAGTGCATTGGTTTTTTAACATCACCGATGCATCAGATGCTTTTACTATACAAGGAAAACTACAAAAGCTAGATGCTACAAAACTTAATGCTGTAACAAAAGGACTAATGAATGCCAAAACATCGGGCAATATTAATAAAGTAGATTTTACATTTAACGGGAATCGAGAAAAATCAACAGGTACTTTTGCTATACATTATGACAACTTAAAAGTTGAAATACTCAAAAAAGATAGTAATGATAAAAACGAACTACTATCTATATTTGGTAACCTAATTATAAAAAACAACAGCAACAACACTATGAAAAATACTGATGTTGCTGTCGAACGGGTAAAAAACAAATCGGTTTTTAACTTTTTATGGCTCTTTATACAACAAGGGTTAAAAAACACGGCACTCCCCTCTTTATTTACAACCAATAACGACTAA
- a CDS encoding OmpP1/FadL family transporter → MRKLLSLTIAALTASSAFAGGYRVALQGQKQLAMGHTGVAVVNSAEVLFFNPSGMAFLEDRFNVSVGANALFARTKFQNETYNWKSSTENFGTPFSVYASYRVNDWLSAGIAVYTPYGSSVEWDEDWDGSHLVNNIDLQAIYVQPSISVKISDKLSVGGGPIYVSGSVNFNRNLTRSLTNEAGERSDLTIDASGVTAWGWTAGFMFKPVDKLMLGFNYRSEITMEARDGDATFNDLPAFAQGTYANTTFNADLPLPAEVSVGFSYELTDKWLVAVDYNRAYWHAYESLDVSFGNGTPTSVNPRNYKDASTYRVGTQYIPNEKFAFRAGWYFDESPVQDGYFAPETPRNDSMGFTGGLTYQINKKLGVDFSFLYLHFDEVDNSYDHYSEGTQDDVSFGGTYKNVVFSPGVGLTYSF, encoded by the coding sequence ATGAGAAAACTATTATCTTTAACAATTGCGGCTTTAACAGCTTCCTCAGCTTTTGCAGGAGGATATCGTGTAGCCCTACAAGGACAAAAGCAGTTGGCCATGGGGCATACTGGGGTAGCTGTTGTAAACAGTGCCGAAGTGTTGTTCTTTAACCCTTCGGGTATGGCATTCCTTGAAGACCGTTTTAATGTATCGGTTGGTGCCAATGCGCTTTTTGCTCGTACTAAATTCCAGAACGAAACGTATAACTGGAAATCTTCTACCGAGAACTTCGGAACACCATTTAGTGTCTATGCATCATACAGAGTAAACGATTGGCTATCGGCAGGTATTGCTGTATATACCCCTTATGGTAGCTCAGTAGAATGGGATGAAGACTGGGATGGTTCACACTTAGTAAACAATATAGATTTACAAGCTATATATGTACAACCCTCTATATCTGTAAAGATAAGCGATAAGCTTAGTGTAGGTGGTGGTCCTATATATGTAAGTGGTAGTGTAAACTTTAACAGGAATCTTACACGAAGCCTTACTAACGAAGCGGGAGAAAGATCTGATCTTACTATTGATGCATCGGGTGTAACAGCTTGGGGATGGACAGCAGGTTTTATGTTTAAGCCTGTAGATAAGTTAATGCTTGGATTTAACTATCGTTCTGAAATTACTATGGAGGCACGCGATGGCGATGCTACTTTTAATGACCTTCCTGCTTTTGCACAAGGTACATATGCTAACACCACTTTTAATGCCGATCTTCCGCTTCCTGCTGAAGTTTCAGTAGGATTCTCTTATGAACTGACTGATAAATGGCTTGTTGCTGTAGATTATAACCGTGCTTACTGGCATGCTTATGAGTCACTAGATGTTAGCTTTGGCAATGGTACACCAACATCGGTAAATCCTCGTAACTATAAAGATGCAAGTACTTATAGAGTGGGAACACAATATATACCTAATGAGAAATTTGCTTTTCGTGCAGGTTGGTACTTTGATGAAAGCCCTGTACAAGATGGTTATTTTGCTCCTGAAACGCCAAGAAACGATTCTATGGGCTTTACAGGTGGTTTAACATACCAAATTAATAAAAAATTAGGTGTTGACTTTTCGTTCCTTTACCTTCACTTTGATGAAGTTGACAATTCATACGATCACTACTCAGAGGGTACACAAGATGATGTTTCTTTTGGTGGTACGTATAAAAATGTGGTATTCTCTCCGGGCGTTGGTTTAACATACAGTTTCTAA
- a CDS encoding SGNH/GDSL hydrolase family protein, translating to MKNKFICLSVLAFMFAGCEPEFENEVTNGSYNSGDADFTSYVAIGNSLTAGYMDGSMSRVGQSYSFPNLMAQQFAVAGGGAFTQPSYEEDVNNLGGISGIYSTRLIIDASAGGPEPIAGTSTITLTPQATAYNNMGVPGAKSFHLLAPGYGNAAGLEFGLANPYFVRHATSATATVLGDAMSKNPTFFTNWIGSNDVLAFATSGGLGVNQLGNFDPTTYGFNDITDPTVFAGVYSQITTTLMSGGAKGVVATIPDVTSIPFFTTVPYNPVTPALLGDGDVAVGQATIEGLNAQLYGPIVQILAALGQSDRISLLSTVGTSPLLIVDESLTDLSAQLTGALIQGGFSNELAQFVGSVYGQARQATSSDLVLLSTRSVIGSAPAGAPAPFNVFGITYPLQDQHVLTASEAAMVAEATASFNQTIRGIAQANDLAVADMNAIMTQLVSGLRTEDGQLYTADYFSTSTISTVLFSLDGVHPNARGYALVANEIIKVINDYYNAKLPQINAGNFPSATVLPTN from the coding sequence ATGAAAAATAAATTTATATGCTTATCCGTACTGGCATTTATGTTTGCCGGTTGCGAACCAGAATTTGAAAATGAAGTAACCAATGGTAGCTATAATTCGGGCGATGCCGATTTTACGTCCTATGTTGCAATAGGTAATTCGCTTACTGCAGGTTATATGGATGGTAGTATGTCGCGCGTAGGGCAGTCATACTCTTTCCCGAACCTAATGGCGCAGCAGTTTGCTGTAGCAGGTGGTGGTGCATTTACACAACCCTCTTATGAAGAGGATGTAAATAACCTTGGAGGTATAAGTGGTATTTATAGCACAAGATTAATTATTGATGCTTCTGCAGGTGGTCCTGAACCTATAGCAGGCACATCTACCATAACATTAACACCACAAGCAACTGCTTATAATAATATGGGGGTTCCTGGTGCAAAATCATTTCACCTTTTAGCTCCTGGCTATGGTAATGCTGCGGGCTTAGAGTTTGGATTGGCTAATCCATATTTTGTTCGTCATGCTACATCAGCTACAGCTACAGTGTTAGGTGATGCTATGTCTAAAAACCCAACGTTTTTTACAAACTGGATAGGTAGTAACGATGTTTTGGCTTTTGCTACATCGGGTGGTTTAGGTGTTAATCAGCTTGGAAATTTTGACCCTACGACTTATGGCTTTAATGATATTACCGATCCTACAGTATTTGCGGGTGTATATTCGCAAATAACCACTACACTTATGTCTGGTGGTGCAAAAGGTGTTGTTGCTACAATACCAGATGTTACTTCTATTCCGTTTTTTACAACAGTGCCCTATAACCCTGTTACACCAGCGCTTTTAGGTGATGGAGATGTTGCTGTAGGGCAGGCTACTATAGAAGGGCTTAATGCTCAACTTTATGGTCCTATAGTACAAATTTTGGCTGCTCTAGGGCAGTCTGATAGAATTTCACTATTATCTACAGTAGGGACTAGTCCTTTACTTATAGTAGATGAGTCGTTAACAGATCTTTCTGCACAGTTAACAGGTGCATTAATTCAGGGAGGCTTTTCTAACGAGTTGGCACAATTTGTAGGTTCAGTATATGGACAGGCAAGGCAAGCTACTTCAAGTGATTTGGTTCTATTAAGTACGCGTTCGGTTATTGGTTCAGCTCCTGCAGGTGCTCCTGCTCCGTTTAATGTTTTTGGTATAACTTATCCGTTACAAGATCAGCATGTACTTACGGCTAGTGAAGCTGCTATGGTTGCAGAGGCTACGGCAAGTTTTAATCAAACTATAAGGGGTATAGCACAAGCTAATGATCTTGCTGTTGCCGATATGAATGCTATAATGACACAGCTTGTTAGTGGTTTAAGAACTGAGGATGGGCAGCTTTATACTGCCGATTATTTTAGTACTTCGACCATTAGTACAGTGTTGTTTTCACTTGATGGGGTACACCCAAATGCGAGAGGGTATGCTTTAGTGGCTAACGAAATTATAAAAGTTATAAACGATTATTATAATGCCAAGTTGCCACAAATAAATGCAGGTAATTTCCCTTCTGCAACAGTTTTACCTACTAATTAA
- a CDS encoding phage holin family protein, translating into MNTIIKIFFTTVFVLLLSYLLHGVAVTGWMAALLVALVLGLLNIFVKPILVLFTLPATILTLGLFLLVINAIIIMLCDTLVPGFAVNSFWSALLFSIVLSFCQSLVSGMSDREKS; encoded by the coding sequence ATGAATACGATTATAAAAATATTTTTTACTACTGTTTTTGTACTGTTATTATCCTATTTATTACATGGTGTAGCTGTTACAGGCTGGATGGCAGCTTTATTAGTAGCACTTGTTTTAGGTTTGCTAAATATTTTTGTAAAACCAATACTTGTGCTTTTTACATTGCCTGCCACCATACTAACACTTGGGTTATTCTTGCTGGTAATAAATGCTATTATCATAATGCTTTGCGATACTTTAGTTCCTGGTTTTGCTGTAAACAGTTTTTGGAGCGCGCTACTGTTTAGTATTGTGCTTTCTTTTTGCCAGTCATTAGTATCAGGGATGTCTGATAGAGAAAAATCCTAA
- the tig gene encoding trigger factor, with amino-acid sequence MNITREQIDALNAVVTVAITKDDYKPQVDKVLQDYRKNANIPGFRKGAVPMSLIEKQYGKAVLLEEVNKVLQSSLNKYISEEKLDILGNPLPKVTEDFDWDTDDYAFEFELGLVPEFTVDLAAKNKIVKYTIVADDAMLDEQVERIQKQYGKLVPKDKVAEGDDMRGIFSNEEKGINNEVTINTAAFKTKTVAKKFIGKKVGDVVTVSTKGLFDDDHKLMEHLKVEHDDVHGLEIDVNFTIEEINTTEPAELNQELFDKLFGEGNVTSVEGVKEKIKQDAEQQFVQQSDQKFLNDVTESLLGSTKFDLPTEFLKKWIQTVGETPLTAEQAEEEYAKSENGLRYQLIEGKIVNDNKLQINFEDLKAYATEIIKKQMAQFGQMNPTDEDVENIVARVLSDQEEVKRLSDQVMSEKMLNLFKENVKYKTKEVTYQDFVKEMYGE; translated from the coding sequence ATGAACATTACGAGAGAGCAGATAGATGCACTAAACGCAGTTGTTACAGTAGCTATAACTAAAGACGATTATAAGCCACAAGTAGATAAAGTTTTACAGGATTACAGAAAAAACGCTAATATTCCTGGTTTTAGGAAAGGTGCTGTACCTATGAGCCTTATAGAAAAACAATATGGCAAAGCTGTATTGCTTGAGGAAGTAAACAAAGTACTTCAATCTTCATTAAATAAATATATATCTGAAGAGAAACTAGATATACTAGGTAACCCGTTACCTAAGGTTACTGAAGATTTTGATTGGGATACTGATGATTATGCTTTTGAATTTGAGCTTGGTCTTGTTCCTGAGTTTACTGTAGATCTTGCTGCAAAAAACAAGATTGTAAAATATACTATAGTTGCTGATGATGCAATGCTTGATGAGCAAGTAGAGCGTATACAGAAACAATATGGTAAACTTGTTCCTAAAGATAAAGTAGCAGAAGGTGATGATATGCGTGGCATTTTCTCTAATGAAGAGAAAGGTATTAATAATGAAGTAACTATTAATACAGCGGCATTTAAAACTAAAACCGTTGCAAAGAAATTTATTGGTAAAAAAGTAGGTGATGTAGTTACTGTTTCTACAAAAGGACTTTTTGATGACGACCATAAACTAATGGAGCACCTTAAAGTAGAGCATGACGATGTACATGGTCTTGAAATTGATGTAAACTTTACTATAGAAGAAATAAATACTACAGAGCCAGCAGAGCTTAACCAAGAGTTATTTGATAAACTTTTTGGAGAAGGTAATGTAACATCTGTAGAAGGAGTTAAAGAGAAAATAAAACAAGATGCTGAACAACAATTTGTACAGCAATCAGATCAAAAATTCCTTAACGATGTTACCGAATCGCTTTTAGGTAGTACTAAATTTGATCTTCCTACTGAGTTCCTTAAAAAATGGATACAAACTGTAGGAGAAACTCCTTTAACTGCTGAACAAGCAGAAGAAGAGTATGCAAAATCAGAAAATGGTTTACGTTATCAACTTATTGAGGGTAAAATTGTAAACGATAACAAGCTTCAAATTAATTTTGAAGACCTTAAAGCTTATGCTACTGAGATTATTAAAAAGCAAATGGCACAGTTTGGGCAAATGAACCCTACTGATGAGGATGTTGAAAATATAGTAGCACGAGTGCTTTCTGACCAAGAAGAGGTTAAAAGGCTTTCAGATCAGGTTATGAGCGAAAAAATGCTTAACCTGTTTAAAGAAAACGTGAAATACAAAACAAAAGAAGTTACTTACCAAGATTTCG